A genomic segment from Luteibacter aegosomatis encodes:
- a CDS encoding symmetrical bis(5'-nucleosyl)-tetraphosphatase has translation MAVYAIGDVQGCYPELQRLLEKIRFDPANDRLWFCGDLVNRGGESLATLRLIHSLREQSVITLGNHDLSLLAIGQRREDAQARVNPELREVLFADDAPVLLEWLRMQKLLHHDETLGWTMVHAGLAPSWTLRQAQRAALEVERELGGPRYQRLLKNLFGNRPPGWTNRLQGVERHRAAINTLTRMRYCDVNGRIDFEGKGTPGTQKPGMYPWFEVPGMRRRETKIVCGHWSALGRFAGLGVYAIDTGCVWGGQLTAMRIDGEEPSYITVQAESYRQKPKGGGD, from the coding sequence ATGGCCGTTTACGCGATTGGCGACGTCCAGGGTTGCTACCCCGAACTCCAACGCCTGCTGGAGAAGATTCGCTTCGATCCGGCGAACGACCGCCTGTGGTTCTGCGGCGACCTGGTGAACCGCGGGGGCGAGTCGCTTGCCACGTTGCGACTCATTCATTCGCTGCGCGAACAGAGCGTCATCACGCTGGGCAACCACGACCTCTCCCTGCTCGCGATCGGGCAGCGGCGTGAAGATGCGCAAGCCCGCGTCAATCCCGAATTGCGCGAAGTACTGTTCGCCGACGACGCGCCGGTGCTGCTCGAGTGGTTGCGCATGCAGAAACTGCTGCACCACGACGAGACGCTGGGCTGGACGATGGTGCATGCGGGCCTCGCGCCCAGTTGGACGCTCCGCCAGGCGCAGCGCGCCGCGCTCGAGGTCGAGCGCGAGCTGGGTGGCCCGCGCTACCAGCGCCTCCTGAAGAACCTCTTCGGTAATCGGCCACCCGGCTGGACGAACCGCCTCCAGGGCGTGGAGCGTCATCGTGCCGCCATCAACACGCTCACGCGCATGCGCTATTGCGACGTGAACGGCCGCATCGACTTCGAAGGCAAGGGCACGCCGGGCACGCAGAAGCCCGGCATGTATCCGTGGTTCGAGGTACCCGGCATGCGCAGGCGCGAGACGAAGATCGTCTGCGGGCACTGGTCGGCATTGGGCCGCTTCGCCGGACTGGGCGTGTATGCGATCGACACGGGTTGCGTCTGGGGGGGACAACTCACGGCCATGCGTATCGATGGCGAGGAGCCGAGCTACATCACCGTGCAGGCGGAGTCGTATCGGCAGAAGCCCAAGGGCGGCGGGGACTGA
- the apaG gene encoding Co2+/Mg2+ efflux protein ApaG — MNSKSPYTIDVEVETRFVPDQSQPSDNRYVFAYTITLRNAGGTAAQLMTRHWVITDANGKVEEVRGDGVVGEQPWMRPGDTYQYTSGAVLETSVGTMQGSYRMVADDGTHFDAMIPAFVLSIPRTLH, encoded by the coding sequence ATGAATTCCAAATCCCCCTACACGATCGACGTGGAGGTCGAAACCCGCTTCGTCCCCGACCAGTCGCAACCCTCCGACAACCGCTACGTGTTCGCCTACACGATCACACTGCGCAACGCGGGCGGCACGGCGGCCCAGCTGATGACGCGTCATTGGGTCATCACCGACGCGAACGGCAAGGTCGAAGAGGTCCGTGGCGACGGCGTGGTCGGCGAGCAGCCGTGGATGCGCCCCGGCGACACCTATCAATACACTTCGGGCGCCGTCCTGGAGACTTCCGTCGGCACCATGCAAGGCAGCTACCGCATGGTGGCCGACGACGGCACCCACTTCGATGCGATGATCCCTGCCTTCGTGCTATCGATCCCGCGCACGCTCCATTAG